From one Lactiplantibacillus paraplantarum genomic stretch:
- a CDS encoding beta-galactosidase small subunit, with translation MAYTNNQLHVIYGDGSLGLQGANFHYLFSYERGGLESLVVNDKEWLYRTPTPIFWRATTDNDHGSGFSVKSAQWYAADKFSTCQDIELTVDDQPVTPLPIAPLNNKYTDHEIATKVSLAYHFVTTTVPSTIVTVTYTVTADGKINIATHYSGQSGLPELPAFGLRFIMPTTATGFDYTGLSGETYPDRLAGATHGQFHVDSLPVTPYLVPQECGMHMQTEQVTVTRSTTQNNADHDNTPFSLTFSQADAPFAFSCLPYTAAELENATHLEELPLARRTVLSIYGAVRGVGGIDSWGTDVESPYHIPANQDIDFSFNIHF, from the coding sequence ATGGCTTACACAAATAATCAATTACACGTTATTTACGGCGATGGGAGTTTAGGGCTACAAGGGGCTAATTTCCACTATCTCTTTAGCTACGAACGTGGCGGACTTGAATCACTCGTCGTCAACGATAAAGAGTGGCTCTATCGCACACCCACGCCCATCTTTTGGCGGGCAACAACCGATAATGATCACGGTAGCGGCTTTTCAGTCAAATCCGCACAGTGGTACGCGGCCGATAAGTTCTCAACTTGTCAAGATATCGAATTGACGGTTGACGACCAACCAGTCACACCGTTACCAATCGCGCCACTCAATAACAAATACACGGATCACGAAATCGCCACGAAAGTTTCACTGGCTTACCACTTCGTTACCACGACCGTTCCTAGTACCATCGTCACAGTGACTTATACGGTGACGGCAGACGGTAAGATCAATATCGCCACCCATTATAGCGGTCAGTCTGGTCTGCCAGAGCTACCCGCATTTGGTCTGCGGTTTATCATGCCAACTACCGCGACTGGCTTTGACTATACCGGTTTGTCCGGCGAGACTTATCCTGACCGGCTGGCCGGCGCAACGCACGGACAATTTCACGTTGACAGTCTACCAGTCACACCATACTTGGTCCCACAAGAATGCGGTATGCACATGCAAACTGAACAAGTGACAGTAACGCGATCAACAACACAAAATAACGCTGATCATGACAACACACCGTTCAGTTTGACATTTAGCCAAGCCGATGCACCATTCGCTTTCAGCTGCCTCCCCTATACCGCCGCTGAGCTAGAAAACGCAACACACTTGGAAGAATTACCATTAGCGCGGCGAACGGTCTTATCAATCTACGGTGCCGTTCGTGGGGTCGGTGGCATTGATAGTTGGGGGACAGACGTGGAGTCGCCGTATCATATCCCCGCCAATCAAGACATTGACTTCAGCTTTAACATTCATTTCTAA
- a CDS encoding glycoside-pentoside-hexuronide (GPH):cation symporter, with the protein MDAETKQSKSRKITSRLAYSFGAFGHDAFYATLSTYFIMFVTSHLFDKSSGAQGTKMIAYITMIIAGLRFVELAIDPLIGNAIDNTNSRWGHFKPWIVTGGIIGSVVLALLFTSLGGLNTSNPILYLIIFAILYITMDIFYSFKDVGFWSMIPAISFDSAEREKTATYARVGSNIGANIVGIVVMPIVLTFSVKANSGQGDNRGWMAFGIIIAAIALISALVVALGTKENDSELRKNTEKTTFKEVFKVLARNDQLMWLSLMYGIYTAGIAITNSLELYYFTYILGDASKFTLLGSLNALIGIFAVLAFPPLAKKFSRRKVFFLAIVIMMISLIMFAFAGQSLPMILTAAVLFYIPQPLIFLVVLMVLSDSVEYGQLKFGHRDESLTLSVRPLLDKLGGAISNGVVGLTAVWAGMTAGATAGDVTSHGAAIFKLMMFGVPAAMILIGTFIFFKKVKLDEKMHAQIVDELEKTWSTHLETDETPAEVEAEADTKTTVYQDPVAGELISLNDVADEAFANGSMGKGFAIKPTDGRVLAPFDGEVVATFPTRHAIGLRSDTGILTLIHIGIGTVKMRGTGFVQYVEKGDHVTQGQELIEFWQPAIEKAGLDDTVMVVITNYKDMPEFTYLKDSGTTVQDDEDVLQLSNVGLPDQA; encoded by the coding sequence ATGGATGCAGAGACAAAGCAGAGTAAGAGTCGTAAAATAACGTCGCGACTTGCTTATTCATTTGGGGCGTTTGGGCACGATGCCTTCTACGCAACATTATCAACTTATTTTATTATGTTTGTGACCTCCCATCTGTTCGATAAGAGCAGTGGAGCACAAGGGACTAAGATGATCGCGTACATTACTATGATCATTGCAGGTCTACGGTTCGTGGAACTCGCGATTGACCCGTTAATTGGGAATGCAATTGATAACACTAATTCCCGGTGGGGTCACTTTAAACCATGGATTGTTACTGGTGGGATTATTGGTTCCGTTGTTTTAGCGTTATTGTTCACTAGCTTAGGCGGTTTGAATACGTCTAACCCAATTCTATACCTAATTATTTTTGCAATTTTATATATTACAATGGATATCTTCTATTCATTTAAGGATGTTGGGTTCTGGTCAATGATACCTGCGATTTCATTTGACTCCGCAGAACGTGAAAAGACGGCGACATATGCCCGGGTTGGTTCTAACATTGGCGCTAACATTGTTGGGATCGTTGTTATGCCAATTGTTTTGACATTCTCAGTTAAAGCCAACAGCGGCCAAGGTGATAACCGTGGTTGGATGGCCTTTGGGATTATTATTGCGGCGATTGCATTGATTTCCGCCTTAGTCGTTGCACTTGGGACTAAAGAAAATGATTCTGAATTGCGTAAGAACACTGAAAAAACAACTTTCAAAGAAGTTTTTAAAGTGTTAGCACGTAATGATCAATTGATGTGGTTATCATTGATGTATGGGATTTACACGGCAGGCATTGCCATCACTAACTCACTAGAACTTTACTATTTTACTTATATCTTGGGTGATGCATCGAAATTTACACTCTTAGGATCATTGAATGCATTAATCGGGATTTTCGCCGTTTTGGCTTTCCCACCATTAGCAAAGAAGTTTAGTCGTCGTAAAGTGTTCTTCTTGGCAATTGTTATTATGATGATCTCGTTGATCATGTTTGCCTTTGCTGGTCAATCATTACCAATGATCTTGACAGCAGCCGTATTATTCTACATTCCACAACCATTAATTTTCTTAGTTGTCTTGATGGTTTTGAGTGATTCTGTTGAATATGGGCAATTAAAGTTTGGTCACCGTGACGAATCTTTGACCTTATCCGTTCGGCCTTTACTTGATAAATTAGGCGGTGCGATTTCTAACGGTGTCGTTGGTTTAACTGCTGTTTGGGCCGGGATGACGGCTGGTGCTACTGCTGGTGATGTGACTAGCCATGGTGCTGCCATCTTCAAGTTAATGATGTTCGGTGTACCTGCTGCTATGATTTTGATTGGGACATTCATCTTCTTTAAGAAAGTTAAGTTGGATGAAAAGATGCATGCGCAAATCGTTGATGAACTCGAAAAGACTTGGTCAACTCATTTGGAAACTGATGAAACCCCTGCCGAAGTTGAAGCAGAAGCTGATACTAAGACGACAGTTTACCAGGATCCTGTTGCTGGTGAATTGATCAGTTTGAATGATGTTGCGGATGAAGCTTTTGCTAACGGTAGTATGGGTAAAGGGTTTGCTATCAAACCAACAGATGGTCGTGTCTTAGCGCCATTTGATGGTGAAGTTGTTGCAACCTTCCCAACACGCCATGCGATTGGCTTACGTTCTGACACGGGTATTTTAACCTTGATTCATATTGGGATTGGTACCGTTAAGATGCGCGGAACTGGTTTTGTTCAGTATGTTGAAAAGGGCGACCATGTCACACAAGGTCAAGAATTAATTGAATTCTGGCAACCAGCAATTGAAAAAGCTGGCTTGGATGATACCGTTATGGTCGTTATTACAAACTATAAAGATATGCCCGAATTTACGTATCTTAAAGATTCAGGAACCACCGTACAAGATGATGAAGATGTCTTACAATTATCGAATGTCGGCTTACCGGATCAAGCATAG
- a CDS encoding galactokinase, whose protein sequence is MNTSDLKQEFTEAFDTKPERVFFSPGRINLIGEHTDYNGGHVFPCAITIGTYGVYAPRTDTTVRMYSANIPDAGIVTFDVNDLSYDKAAGWTNYPKGMMDEIVKTGAKFDHGFDFYVHGNMPDGAGLSSSASIELLTGIMLNTGFNLGISQLDLVKIGQKCENNYVGVNSGIMDQFAVGMGKKDQAILLDTNTMDYSYAPVKLGNNVIVIMNTNKRRELADSKYNERRSECEEALRRLQTKLDIKSLGDLTNDQFDEAAYLINDETLIKRARHAVFENQRAIRATKALADDDLTTFGELVTASHVSLHFDYEVTGKELDTLAETAWKQPGVLGARMTGAGFGGCGIAIVDKDQVDAFKENVGKVYRDTIGYDADFYIAEIADGPKEL, encoded by the coding sequence ATGAATACTAGCGACTTAAAACAGGAGTTTACTGAAGCCTTTGATACCAAACCAGAACGGGTCTTTTTCTCACCTGGTCGGATCAACTTGATTGGTGAACATACTGATTATAACGGGGGCCATGTTTTCCCATGTGCGATCACAATCGGGACATATGGTGTTTATGCACCCCGGACAGATACGACGGTACGGATGTACTCAGCTAATATTCCAGATGCTGGGATCGTCACGTTTGACGTCAACGACCTGTCATATGACAAAGCCGCTGGTTGGACGAATTATCCCAAAGGTATGATGGATGAAATTGTTAAGACCGGCGCTAAATTCGATCATGGTTTTGATTTCTACGTTCATGGCAACATGCCTGATGGTGCTGGATTATCATCATCTGCATCAATTGAATTATTAACTGGAATCATGTTGAACACCGGCTTTAATCTCGGCATTAGCCAATTAGATCTTGTTAAGATCGGTCAAAAGTGTGAAAACAACTATGTTGGTGTTAACTCCGGGATCATGGATCAATTTGCTGTTGGAATGGGTAAAAAAGATCAAGCAATTTTACTTGATACCAACACCATGGACTATTCTTACGCACCCGTAAAATTAGGCAACAACGTGATCGTTATCATGAATACGAACAAACGGCGCGAATTGGCGGATTCAAAATATAATGAACGTCGTTCCGAATGTGAAGAAGCACTACGCCGGCTACAAACTAAGTTGGACATCAAATCACTTGGCGATTTAACCAACGACCAGTTTGACGAAGCAGCTTACTTAATCAACGATGAGACTTTGATCAAACGCGCCCGCCATGCCGTTTTCGAAAATCAACGAGCCATTCGCGCAACTAAGGCCTTGGCTGACGATGATTTAACGACCTTTGGCGAATTAGTGACAGCTTCCCACGTTTCACTACACTTTGACTATGAAGTGACTGGGAAAGAATTGGATACGTTGGCCGAAACAGCGTGGAAACAACCAGGCGTGCTTGGTGCGCGGATGACTGGTGCTGGATTCGGTGGCTGTGGTATTGCTATCGTTGATAAGGACCAAGTTGATGCCTTTAAGGAAAACGTCGGTAAAGTTTATCGCGACACGATTGGTTACGACGCTGATTTCTACATTGCTGAAATCGCAGACGGCCCTAAGGAACTTTAA
- a CDS encoding alpha-galactosidase, with translation MAVTLQQTLIDIDEQQLVFHLHNDQISYILGVETGNVLAHLYFGPRVRGYHGERQYPRIDRGFSGNLPDTTDRTYSKDDLPQEYGGNNTGDYRQPAAIIRAANGARTVDFRYQDCRLEAGKPDLKGLPQTYVEDEDEAQTLIVTLRDATLGITLELAYTIYRERPVITRSARLINQSEQAVDLEKVASMQMDLPTQPLDAISLPGSYARERQLSRERLNRGVTQFESRRGASSHHMNPFVALAAPNTNEFQGNVLGALLIYSGNHQISLERDPIGQTRLTMGINEYNFDWRLAAGDSFQTPEVAMVYSTTGLNGMSQAYHDLLRDRVARSRYKREPRPILINNWEATYFDFDANKVQSILDAAAPLGIEMFVLDDGWFGHRNDDNSSLGDWFVNRNKLPEGLADISKRTHDKGMRFGLWFEPENISADSELYRAHPDWVLGVPDRGRTLSRNEYVLDFSQSDVVDNIFEQMTAVLDKVPIDYIKWDMNRNLTEVYSPHSDSAHEGETSHRFILGVYDLMERLTKRYPQILFEGCSGGGGRFDAGLMYYMPQSWPSDNNDPIERLKIQYGTSLVYPISAITAHVGTSPDELLGRSTSMKMRGAVAMSGTLGYELDAAQLSDADKQAVKAQVVFYKQHRELVQYGTFYRLESPFESNTVAWMFVSPDQKEALLFTFVILGAVQPEPHITKLAGLDPQQTYVETDTNKMYGGDELMQLGLYTTPVQTSDFTAQVHYFKAKD, from the coding sequence ATGGCAGTGACGTTGCAACAAACTCTAATTGACATTGATGAACAACAACTTGTCTTTCACCTGCATAATGATCAAATCTCGTACATTCTAGGTGTAGAGACAGGTAACGTGTTGGCCCATTTGTACTTTGGTCCACGAGTACGTGGTTATCATGGCGAGCGTCAGTATCCACGAATTGATCGTGGGTTTTCAGGAAATTTGCCAGATACAACGGATCGGACGTATTCCAAGGATGATCTACCGCAGGAGTACGGTGGTAATAACACCGGTGATTATCGGCAACCGGCCGCGATTATTCGTGCGGCTAATGGTGCGCGAACGGTTGATTTCCGTTATCAAGACTGCCGACTCGAAGCAGGTAAGCCAGACCTTAAGGGTTTGCCACAAACCTATGTCGAAGATGAGGATGAAGCCCAAACTTTGATTGTGACGTTGCGAGATGCCACATTAGGAATAACACTCGAATTAGCTTACACGATTTATCGGGAGCGGCCGGTCATCACGCGTAGTGCCCGCTTGATTAATCAGAGTGAACAAGCTGTTGACTTAGAAAAAGTGGCTTCGATGCAGATGGACCTACCAACGCAGCCCTTAGATGCCATTTCATTACCCGGAAGTTATGCGCGTGAACGTCAGCTTAGTCGTGAGCGGCTTAACCGGGGTGTAACCCAGTTTGAAAGTCGCCGGGGTGCTAGTTCTCATCACATGAATCCCTTCGTGGCGCTAGCAGCTCCGAATACCAATGAATTTCAAGGTAATGTCCTTGGTGCCCTGCTGATTTATTCAGGTAACCATCAGATTAGTTTAGAACGGGACCCAATTGGTCAGACGCGCTTGACCATGGGAATCAATGAATATAACTTCGACTGGCGATTGGCGGCCGGTGATAGTTTCCAAACGCCCGAGGTTGCAATGGTGTACTCGACAACTGGACTTAACGGGATGTCGCAAGCCTATCATGATTTATTACGTGATCGGGTTGCGCGTAGTCGCTACAAGCGCGAACCCCGGCCAATCTTGATTAACAATTGGGAAGCAACTTACTTTGATTTTGATGCGAATAAGGTCCAATCAATCTTAGATGCGGCGGCACCACTGGGTATTGAAATGTTTGTGCTTGACGATGGTTGGTTCGGTCATCGGAATGATGATAATAGTTCGCTGGGTGATTGGTTTGTTAATCGGAACAAGTTACCAGAAGGCTTGGCGGATATTAGTAAACGAACTCATGATAAAGGGATGCGGTTCGGTCTTTGGTTCGAACCAGAAAATATTTCAGCTGATTCCGAACTTTACCGGGCCCATCCTGACTGGGTGCTAGGCGTACCAGATCGCGGTCGGACGTTGTCACGGAACGAATACGTGCTTGATTTCAGCCAGTCGGATGTTGTCGACAATATTTTTGAACAGATGACTGCCGTTCTTGATAAGGTGCCTATTGACTATATCAAGTGGGATATGAACCGCAATTTAACGGAAGTCTATTCGCCACATAGCGATTCAGCTCATGAAGGTGAGACTAGCCACCGCTTTATCTTAGGTGTATATGACTTGATGGAGCGTTTAACAAAACGCTATCCACAGATCTTATTTGAAGGCTGCTCTGGCGGTGGTGGCCGCTTTGATGCTGGTTTAATGTATTACATGCCACAGAGTTGGCCATCAGATAATAATGACCCGATTGAACGGCTCAAAATTCAATATGGGACTTCACTCGTTTATCCAATTTCTGCAATTACTGCCCATGTCGGGACGAGCCCGGATGAATTGTTAGGACGGTCGACGTCGATGAAGATGCGTGGTGCTGTGGCAATGAGTGGTACCTTGGGCTATGAACTGGACGCGGCCCAACTAAGTGATGCGGACAAACAAGCCGTTAAAGCACAGGTCGTCTTCTATAAGCAGCACCGTGAGTTAGTTCAATACGGGACCTTCTATCGATTAGAGAGCCCGTTTGAATCTAATACGGTCGCGTGGATGTTTGTTAGTCCGGATCAGAAAGAAGCCTTGCTATTCACCTTCGTTATTTTAGGTGCAGTTCAACCAGAACCGCATATTACGAAGCTAGCGGGATTAGATCCTCAGCAGACCTACGTTGAGACCGATACAAACAAAATGTATGGTGGCGATGAACTGATGCAACTAGGACTTTACACGACTCCCGTTCAAACCAGTGATTTCACCGCGCAGGTACATTACTTCAAGGCTAAGGACTAA
- a CDS encoding glycoside hydrolase family 2 TIM barrel-domain containing protein — protein sequence MQANLQWLDDPEVFRVNQLPAHSDHRYYHDTAEFKTGSRFVKSLNGAWRFNFAKTPAERPIDFYQPDFDATDFDTIQVPGHIELAGYGQIQYINTLYPWEGKIYRRPPYTLNQDQLTPGLFSDATDNTVGSYLKTFDLDDAFKGQRIIIQFQGVEEALYVWLNGHFIGYAEDSFTPSEFDLTPYIQDQGNVLAVRVYKRSTAAFIEDQDMFRFSGIFRDVNLLAEPTSHITDLDIRPVPNANLKSGELNVTTKVTGESATLALTVKDHDGRVLTAQTQTGSDSITFDTMLFDQLHLWSPSTPYLYQLTIEVYDADHQLLEVVPYQFGFRTVELRDDKVIYVNNKRLVINGVNRHEWNAHTGRVISMADMRADIQTMLANNINADRTCHYPDQLPWYQLCDEAGIYLMAENNLESHGSWQKMGAIEPSYNVPGDNPHWLAAVIDRARSNYEWFKNHPSIIFWSLGNESYAGEDIAAMQAFYKEHDDSRLVHYEGVVHTPELKDRISDVESRMYEKPENIAAYLEDNPAKPFLDCEYMHDMGNSLGGMQSYNDLIDKYPMYQGGFIWDFIDQALFVHDPITDQDVLRYGGDFDERHSDYEFSGDGLMFADRTPKPAMQEVKYYYGLHK from the coding sequence ATGCAAGCTAATCTTCAATGGTTAGATGACCCAGAAGTCTTCCGGGTCAACCAATTACCTGCACATAGTGATCACCGTTATTATCACGACACAGCAGAATTCAAAACGGGTAGTCGCTTCGTTAAGAGTCTCAACGGCGCTTGGCGCTTTAACTTCGCCAAGACCCCCGCTGAACGTCCCATTGATTTTTATCAACCCGATTTCGACGCGACCGACTTTGATACAATTCAAGTTCCCGGCCATATTGAACTGGCTGGCTACGGACAAATCCAATACATTAACACGCTATACCCATGGGAAGGTAAAATTTACCGTCGCCCACCGTATACCCTCAATCAAGATCAATTAACACCAGGCCTATTCAGCGACGCTACGGACAACACCGTCGGCTCGTACCTCAAAACATTCGATCTCGACGATGCTTTTAAAGGGCAACGTATTATCATTCAGTTCCAAGGGGTAGAAGAAGCCCTGTACGTCTGGTTAAATGGTCACTTTATTGGCTACGCTGAAGATAGTTTCACCCCTTCAGAATTTGATCTGACGCCGTATATTCAGGACCAAGGTAATGTTTTAGCGGTTCGGGTCTACAAACGCAGTACTGCTGCCTTTATCGAAGACCAAGATATGTTCCGCTTCTCTGGTATTTTCCGTGACGTTAATTTACTGGCAGAACCCACTAGCCATATTACCGATTTGGACATCCGCCCAGTTCCGAATGCTAATCTCAAAAGTGGCGAACTCAACGTCACTACTAAAGTAACTGGCGAATCAGCCACTTTAGCACTGACCGTTAAAGACCATGACGGGCGAGTCCTGACAGCCCAAACACAGACTGGTAGTGACAGTATCACCTTTGATACCATGTTATTTGACCAACTGCACTTGTGGTCACCATCAACACCGTATCTCTATCAATTGACAATTGAAGTTTACGATGCCGATCACCAACTCTTGGAAGTCGTCCCGTATCAATTTGGGTTCCGGACGGTCGAGCTGCGCGATGACAAAGTCATTTACGTCAATAATAAGCGGTTGGTGATCAACGGTGTTAACCGGCACGAATGGAACGCCCACACGGGTCGCGTTATCAGTATGGCCGATATGCGCGCTGATATCCAAACCATGTTAGCTAACAATATCAATGCCGATCGGACCTGCCATTATCCTGATCAATTACCTTGGTATCAATTATGTGACGAGGCCGGTATTTACCTAATGGCCGAAAACAACCTCGAATCGCACGGGTCATGGCAAAAGATGGGCGCTATCGAGCCTTCTTACAATGTTCCTGGCGATAATCCACACTGGTTAGCAGCGGTGATCGACCGAGCCCGTTCGAACTACGAATGGTTTAAAAACCACCCATCGATCATTTTCTGGTCACTTGGCAATGAATCATATGCCGGCGAAGATATCGCGGCGATGCAGGCTTTCTATAAAGAACACGATGATTCACGACTCGTCCACTACGAAGGTGTCGTCCACACACCAGAATTAAAAGATCGCATTTCTGATGTTGAAAGTCGGATGTACGAAAAGCCCGAAAATATTGCAGCTTACCTGGAGGATAATCCGGCCAAGCCATTCCTCGATTGTGAATATATGCATGACATGGGGAATTCTCTGGGCGGCATGCAATCATATAATGATTTGATCGACAAGTATCCGATGTATCAAGGTGGCTTTATTTGGGACTTTATTGATCAAGCGCTCTTCGTTCATGACCCAATTACCGACCAAGACGTGCTCCGATATGGCGGTGATTTCGATGAACGCCACTCCGATTACGAATTCTCCGGTGACGGCTTAATGTTTGCCGACCGGACGCCAAAACCAGCAATGCAAGAGGTGAAATATTACTATGGCTTACACAAATAA
- the galE gene encoding UDP-glucose 4-epimerase GalE, whose protein sequence is MAVLVLGGAGYIGSHAVDRLVAKGYDVAVVDNLVTGHRAAVNEHARFYEGDVRDTAFMNTVFDQENVEGVIHFAAFSVVPESMKDPLKYFDNNTAGMVKLLEVMAKHNVKKIVFSSTAATYGEPKQVPIKESDPQVPTNPYGESKLAMEKIMHWSDVAYGIKFVALRYFNVAGAKPDGSIGEDHAPETHLVPIILQVAAGERDQLQIFGDDYPTPDGTNVRDYVHVVDLADAHILALEYLKQGHDSDAFNLGSSTGFSNKQMLDAAREVTGKPIPAVMAPRRAGDPSTLVAASDKARTVLGWAPQYDDVKEIIKTAWTWKESHPAGYDDRGGRA, encoded by the coding sequence ATGGCAGTTTTAGTTTTAGGTGGTGCCGGCTACATCGGTTCACACGCAGTTGATCGGTTGGTTGCAAAGGGGTATGACGTGGCGGTTGTTGATAACCTAGTCACGGGGCACCGGGCAGCAGTCAATGAACACGCGCGTTTTTATGAAGGTGATGTCCGGGATACGGCGTTCATGAATACCGTGTTTGACCAAGAAAACGTTGAAGGTGTCATTCATTTCGCAGCTTTCTCAGTTGTTCCTGAATCAATGAAAGATCCGCTCAAGTACTTTGATAACAACACGGCAGGGATGGTTAAGTTACTCGAAGTGATGGCTAAGCACAATGTGAAGAAAATCGTCTTCTCGTCGACTGCAGCAACTTATGGTGAACCTAAGCAGGTGCCAATCAAGGAATCGGATCCACAAGTGCCAACTAATCCATACGGCGAAAGTAAATTAGCGATGGAAAAGATCATGCACTGGTCAGATGTGGCTTACGGGATTAAGTTCGTGGCCTTACGTTACTTCAACGTGGCGGGGGCTAAGCCTGATGGTAGCATCGGCGAAGATCATGCACCAGAAACGCATCTCGTCCCAATCATTTTACAAGTAGCAGCTGGTGAACGTGATCAGTTACAGATTTTTGGTGACGACTATCCAACCCCTGATGGGACCAATGTTCGCGACTATGTGCACGTTGTCGACTTAGCCGATGCGCATATCTTGGCTTTGGAATACTTGAAGCAAGGGCATGATAGCGATGCGTTTAACTTAGGTTCTTCAACCGGCTTCTCCAACAAACAAATGTTGGATGCTGCGCGTGAAGTGACTGGTAAGCCAATTCCAGCCGTTATGGCGCCACGCCGCGCTGGTGACCCAAGTACGTTAGTTGCTGCTAGTGACAAGGCCCGTACTGTTTTAGGCTGGGCACCTCAATATGATGATGTGAAAGAAATTATTAAGACGGCCTGGACTTGGAAAGAAAGTCATCCGGCTGGCTACGATGATCGGGGAGGCCGAGCATAA
- a CDS encoding UDP-glucose--hexose-1-phosphate uridylyltransferase: MTSLDQFVTAVIASPSQYTELDRIYVHNRILGLVGEGEPVVTTDDQLTSLTDALVKTAIQNSKIEATQSDEDILADQLMDLVTPLPSVLNQRFWDKYQVSPQAATDYFFNLSKANDYIKTRAIAKNVVFPAKTPFGDLEITINLSKPEKDPKAIAAARNQPQDGYPLCQLCMQNEGYLGRLGYPARSNHRIIRLTLGGNTWGFQYSPYAYFNEHSIFLDQEHRPMVINRQTFTNLLEIVQQFPHYFVGSNADLPIVGGSMLSHEHYQGGRHEFPMMKAPIARTIELGIAGVKAGIVKWPMSTIRLTSQDLVALTDAAVKIHETWMNYSDESVDVRAYTDGIRHHTTTPIARKVGDDYVLDIVLRDNQTSAEFPDGIFHPHQDVQHIKKENIGLIEVMGRAILPARLKTELAEVSKYLLDQPNQMVAMHQAWADQLKATNDITADNVTTVIDTAVGNVFARVLADAGVFKWDATGEAAFDRFVTAMHE, encoded by the coding sequence ATGACGAGTTTAGATCAATTTGTCACGGCGGTGATCGCGTCGCCTTCGCAATATACTGAATTAGACCGGATCTATGTGCATAATCGGATCCTCGGTTTGGTTGGTGAAGGCGAGCCAGTTGTAACGACTGATGACCAATTAACGAGTTTAACGGACGCCCTAGTTAAGACGGCGATTCAAAATAGTAAAATTGAAGCGACTCAATCGGATGAGGACATCTTAGCAGATCAATTGATGGATCTTGTGACCCCGTTACCATCCGTATTGAACCAACGTTTTTGGGATAAGTATCAGGTTAGTCCGCAAGCGGCAACCGACTATTTCTTTAACTTAAGCAAAGCTAATGATTATATCAAGACGCGGGCCATTGCGAAAAATGTGGTCTTTCCAGCAAAAACGCCGTTTGGTGATTTGGAGATTACCATCAACTTATCAAAGCCTGAAAAGGACCCTAAAGCGATTGCGGCAGCACGTAACCAACCACAAGATGGCTATCCACTCTGCCAACTATGTATGCAGAATGAAGGCTATCTAGGCCGGCTCGGTTACCCAGCACGGAGTAATCACCGGATTATTCGGTTAACACTTGGCGGCAATACTTGGGGCTTCCAATATTCTCCATATGCTTACTTTAATGAACACTCGATTTTCTTGGATCAAGAGCACCGGCCAATGGTCATTAACCGGCAAACCTTTACCAACTTACTTGAAATTGTTCAGCAATTTCCACATTACTTTGTGGGCAGTAATGCGGACTTGCCAATTGTTGGGGGTTCAATGTTGTCACATGAACATTACCAAGGTGGTCGGCACGAATTTCCAATGATGAAGGCGCCAATTGCACGTACGATTGAGTTAGGTATCGCGGGTGTTAAGGCTGGAATTGTTAAATGGCCAATGTCGACGATTCGGCTGACGAGTCAGGACTTGGTAGCGTTAACGGATGCCGCTGTGAAGATTCATGAGACGTGGATGAATTATTCGGACGAGAGTGTTGATGTTCGTGCTTATACGGATGGCATACGTCATCATACAACGACGCCGATTGCGCGCAAAGTTGGCGATGACTACGTATTAGATATCGTTTTGCGTGATAATCAGACGTCTGCTGAATTTCCAGATGGCATCTTCCATCCGCATCAGGATGTCCAACATATCAAGAAGGAAAACATTGGCTTAATCGAAGTGATGGGCCGAGCCATTTTACCAGCGCGATTGAAGACCGAATTGGCTGAAGTCAGCAAATACTTGTTGGATCAGCCTAATCAAATGGTCGCGATGCATCAAGCTTGGGCCGATCAATTGAAGGCCACTAATGACATCACCGCTGACAACGTGACGACTGTCATTGATACGGCGGTCGGCAACGTCTTTGCCCGGGTTCTGGCCGATGCTGGGGTCTTTAAGTGGGACGCTACTGGTGAGGCAGCCTTTGATCGTTTTGTCACAGCAATGCACGAGTAA